In one Polycladomyces zharkentensis genomic region, the following are encoded:
- the dacB gene encoding D-alanyl-D-alanine carboxypeptidase/D-alanyl-D-alanine endopeptidase, protein MKRWGKWLAVWLTVLLVVSGISLPVRAGTVSADQRLDATLKHYVAELQENPETRGMLVGYEVVSLERGRTLSALREHNTFVPGSTVKLLLTAAALDRWPAGAQIPTEVWLDGTLTPGGILRGNVWLKGYGDPSLDERQLRKLAKSLADRGIRKVEGNIGVDDRYFDRARLGTSWMWDDEPYPISAQIGALSVDHNTVRVQVKPGRHTGQAPRVTVTPAPDYVQVINRAQTVEGDQQQLTIARTRAKNEIVITGTIGEEHTGVTVRRTVEQPDLFTGWVFKEQLNRVGIRFSPSTQVITGVLPSSAERVFQVLSPSVDQLLRRMMKTSDNFYAEMLLKRLGATETGVGSAEAGIEAIRNFAARAGVDIDFRQVDGSGLSRQDVVAPHHLIQLLMAMDKHPARERFWSFLPVAGVDGTLKNRMTGTPAENNVRAKTGGEFGLVGMTTSRSGERLAFAVLIRGAKEKALSKAFQDRIAVAATTYPDLPDPGELPPEDAYLLTERLNPLLDAEPYRGVVSGVMVESLDRGDLLYERNGSALLTPASNAKLFTSAAALGLLGPDARLHTRLFRTGPIRDGVLYGDLILQGGGDPTLATEGSLRVQEGSTIDQMVKDIQAAGIKRVTGNVIVDTTAFTDDVYGRGWSWDDENEYYQPQITALSVNRGTVRLDYLPGGQAGDPIRLSLTPQTRYVDVINTAVTGPAGSENTLSISRDRGTNTIRVSGSLPLDFQGDYTRVPVENPHLYTGEVLREQLENAGISFDRPGAARAGTVPRGAEPVRDYPSPPMSEIVRYMNKNSDNFYAEMLIRVLGLEKAGSGTAQAGVEAINSYMRQLGLNVRPDLVDGSGLSRQDQLSAEELVQLLMAVSHSSVAAPFTDSLPVAGVDGTLQSRMRNTAAANNLRAKTGSLTDVSALSGYVRTKDGERLVFSMIMNGYTAGSLRQLQDRIGVTLAEFQRGE, encoded by the coding sequence ATGAAGCGTTGGGGCAAGTGGTTGGCCGTATGGTTGACCGTTTTACTGGTTGTTTCCGGTATCAGTCTGCCCGTTCGGGCGGGAACGGTGTCGGCGGACCAGCGGTTGGATGCGACACTCAAACACTACGTGGCCGAACTCCAAGAAAACCCCGAGACCAGGGGGATGCTGGTCGGTTACGAGGTGGTGTCACTCGAGCGTGGTCGAACCCTGTCTGCACTTCGGGAGCACAACACGTTTGTGCCGGGCTCGACGGTAAAGCTGCTGTTGACAGCGGCGGCATTGGACCGTTGGCCTGCGGGTGCGCAGATCCCTACGGAGGTGTGGTTGGACGGTACTCTCACCCCCGGCGGGATCTTGCGGGGGAATGTATGGCTCAAGGGATATGGCGACCCTTCATTGGACGAAAGGCAGTTGCGAAAACTGGCGAAATCGCTTGCGGACCGGGGCATCCGCAAAGTGGAAGGGAATATCGGTGTGGATGACCGGTACTTCGATCGAGCGCGTCTGGGCACCAGCTGGATGTGGGATGACGAACCGTATCCGATCAGCGCACAGATCGGGGCGTTATCGGTGGATCACAATACGGTGCGCGTACAAGTGAAGCCGGGACGTCACACGGGACAAGCCCCCCGCGTGACGGTGACACCCGCACCGGATTATGTGCAGGTGATCAATCGGGCGCAGACAGTGGAGGGGGACCAACAGCAGCTGACGATTGCACGGACTCGCGCCAAAAATGAAATCGTCATCACCGGAACAATCGGAGAGGAGCATACGGGTGTCACGGTAAGAAGAACGGTGGAACAACCGGATTTGTTCACCGGTTGGGTGTTTAAGGAACAGCTGAACCGGGTGGGGATTCGTTTCTCTCCCTCCACTCAGGTGATAACGGGCGTATTGCCTTCCTCAGCGGAGCGGGTCTTCCAAGTGTTATCGCCGTCCGTGGATCAGTTGTTACGACGGATGATGAAAACCAGTGACAACTTTTACGCGGAAATGTTGCTCAAGCGGCTGGGGGCGACGGAAACGGGAGTCGGCAGTGCGGAAGCAGGGATCGAAGCGATTCGCAATTTCGCTGCGCGTGCGGGAGTGGACATCGACTTCCGTCAGGTGGACGGGTCCGGCTTGTCCCGTCAGGACGTGGTGGCGCCCCATCATTTGATCCAGTTGCTCATGGCGATGGACAAGCATCCGGCGCGGGAGCGTTTCTGGTCGTTTCTGCCCGTGGCCGGTGTGGACGGGACACTGAAAAACCGTATGACGGGGACCCCTGCGGAAAACAACGTACGGGCCAAGACCGGAGGGGAGTTCGGACTCGTGGGGATGACCACGTCCCGTTCGGGGGAACGATTGGCTTTTGCCGTGTTGATCAGGGGTGCGAAGGAAAAGGCGTTGTCCAAAGCGTTTCAGGATCGCATCGCAGTGGCGGCGACCACGTATCCGGATTTGCCCGATCCCGGGGAATTGCCGCCCGAAGACGCTTATCTGTTAACGGAACGGTTGAACCCGCTGTTGGATGCTGAACCCTACCGGGGAGTCGTCAGCGGGGTGATGGTGGAGTCGCTGGATCGCGGGGATTTGCTGTACGAGCGAAACGGCTCTGCCCTGCTGACACCCGCCTCCAACGCCAAGCTGTTTACCTCGGCCGCGGCGTTGGGGTTGTTGGGACCGGACGCCCGTCTGCATACACGGCTGTTCCGAACCGGCCCGATTCGGGATGGTGTGTTGTACGGTGATCTGATTTTGCAAGGGGGAGGCGATCCCACCTTGGCCACGGAAGGTTCGCTCCGTGTGCAGGAAGGCTCCACGATTGACCAGATGGTGAAGGATATTCAAGCCGCGGGAATCAAGCGGGTCACCGGAAACGTGATCGTCGACACCACGGCGTTTACGGACGATGTGTACGGTCGCGGATGGTCTTGGGATGACGAAAACGAATACTACCAGCCGCAGATCACGGCCTTGTCCGTCAACCGGGGAACCGTTCGGCTGGACTACCTGCCCGGGGGACAAGCGGGTGACCCGATCCGGCTCAGCTTGACACCACAGACGCGCTATGTCGATGTGATCAACACCGCCGTCACCGGTCCAGCCGGCTCGGAAAACACGCTCTCCATCTCCCGTGATCGGGGAACCAACACGATCCGGGTATCGGGCAGTCTCCCCCTGGACTTTCAGGGAGACTACACGCGTGTTCCCGTGGAAAACCCGCATTTGTATACGGGTGAAGTCTTGCGGGAGCAATTGGAAAATGCGGGGATCTCTTTTGACCGGCCCGGTGCTGCGCGGGCGGGAACTGTGCCGCGGGGAGCCGAACCGGTCCGCGATTATCCGTCTCCGCCGATGTCCGAGATCGTCCGCTATATGAACAAAAACAGCGATAACTTTTATGCCGAGATGTTGATTCGGGTGCTGGGACTGGAAAAAGCGGGATCGGGCACGGCACAGGCCGGCGTGGAGGCGATCAACTCCTACATGCGCCAATTGGGATTGAACGTTCGACCGGATTTGGTCGACGGCTCCGGATTGAGCAGGCAGGACCAATTGTCTGCTGAGGAGTTGGTGCAATTGTTGATGGCCGTTTCCCATTCATCCGTCGCTGCTCCGTTTACTGATTCGCTTCCCGTGGCCGGTGTCGACGGCACGTTACAGAGCAGGATGCGCAACACCGCGGCGGCCAACAACCTGAGGGCCAAAACGGGATCGTTGACCGACGTGAGCGCTTTGTCCGGGTATGTACGCACCAAGGATGGGGAACGGTTGGTGTTTTCGATGATCATGAACGGATACACCGCCGGTTCACTCCGCCAATTGCAGGATCGGATCGGTGTGACGCTGGCCGAATTCCAACGAGGGGAGTAA
- a CDS encoding family 10 glycosylhydrolase, with product MRTWFVWLSLFGWLWMSLVPQPALADTPPREFRAFWVDAFHDGFKTPEQVNKLIADVQKSHANAVIVQVRRRGDAYFNKALEPRTEDPALQPGFDALAYLIEKAHQARPRIEVHAWLATLPIWNSATPPKSPQHVFNTHGPSARGRDYWLMNRVDGVNRNGADYVLDPGHPDALDYTVEQYLNVVRQYDVDGIHLDLVRYMGPEWGYNPVSVERFQQQTGTTGLPDPQDERWKAWRREQVTFLMRKVYLKAIAIRPDIKVSAAVIAWGSGPSSPEEYRQSAPYTQVMQDWDGWLQNGWIDMAIPMNYDREHVETQKLWYDQWIEWEKDHQYGRQIVIGPGVYLNSISGTLAQVKRAQMPSANGHRAAGVSLYSYAETNKDNLPNDSLYTALSQPNPYGEPVFAERAEIPDMPWKSHPAKGYLMGKVTDAKGQPMDGVTVEIKGHGLKRYESKTDGSGFFGLSDLPPGYYLVKADGAVPKVVQVKAGRVTEADLQMMR from the coding sequence ATGCGCACATGGTTTGTATGGCTGTCCCTGTTCGGTTGGCTGTGGATGTCGCTGGTTCCGCAACCGGCGCTGGCGGACACACCACCCCGGGAATTTCGCGCATTTTGGGTGGACGCGTTTCACGACGGGTTTAAAACGCCTGAACAAGTGAACAAGCTGATCGCTGACGTGCAGAAGTCGCATGCGAATGCGGTTATCGTGCAGGTGCGCCGGCGCGGGGATGCGTATTTCAACAAAGCCTTGGAGCCCCGTACCGAAGATCCCGCGTTGCAACCGGGATTTGACGCATTGGCCTACCTGATCGAAAAAGCGCACCAAGCCCGGCCGCGGATCGAAGTTCATGCTTGGCTGGCCACATTGCCGATCTGGAATTCGGCCACTCCCCCCAAGTCGCCCCAACATGTGTTCAATACGCACGGCCCGTCGGCACGGGGACGGGACTACTGGCTGATGAACCGGGTCGACGGGGTGAACCGGAACGGTGCCGACTATGTGTTGGATCCGGGACACCCGGACGCGTTGGATTACACGGTGGAACAATATCTCAACGTTGTCCGCCAATACGATGTGGACGGCATTCATCTGGACCTGGTGCGGTATATGGGGCCGGAGTGGGGTTACAATCCCGTCAGCGTGGAACGGTTTCAACAACAGACGGGAACCACCGGCCTGCCCGACCCGCAGGACGAACGATGGAAAGCGTGGCGCCGGGAACAAGTCACCTTTCTGATGCGCAAAGTCTATCTGAAAGCAATCGCCATCCGTCCCGATATCAAGGTGTCCGCCGCGGTGATCGCTTGGGGTTCGGGCCCGTCGTCACCGGAAGAATACCGGCAATCCGCCCCTTACACGCAAGTGATGCAGGATTGGGACGGCTGGCTGCAAAACGGATGGATTGACATGGCCATCCCCATGAACTACGACCGGGAACACGTGGAGACGCAAAAGTTGTGGTACGATCAATGGATCGAATGGGAAAAGGATCACCAGTATGGTCGGCAGATCGTCATCGGTCCCGGTGTGTACCTCAATTCCATCTCCGGCACGCTGGCGCAGGTAAAAAGGGCGCAGATGCCCTCTGCCAACGGTCATCGCGCCGCGGGAGTCAGTTTGTACAGCTATGCGGAAACCAACAAGGACAATCTTCCCAACGACTCGTTGTACACGGCACTGTCGCAACCCAACCCGTACGGGGAGCCGGTATTTGCCGAACGGGCGGAGATTCCGGACATGCCGTGGAAATCCCATCCTGCCAAGGGTTATTTGATGGGAAAAGTAACAGATGCCAAGGGGCAACCTATGGACGGTGTGACGGTGGAGATCAAGGGGCACGGCTTGAAGCGTTATGAAAGCAAGACGGACGGCAGTGGATTTTTCGGATTGTCCGACTTGCCGCCCGGTTATTATCTGGTGAAAGCGGACGGCGCGGTGCCCAAAGTGGTCCAAGTGAAAGCCGGCCGGGTGACAGAGGCGGATTTGCAGATGATGAGGTGA
- a CDS encoding amidohydrolase family protein: MYDLHTHFIPQEVLQWLKDNRHRVNAKWEKKGPDQADFLIVNNQWGFELKETFTNPGRYLQEQAKAGVTHSLVSPVPQLFLYAFPEEITCEASAIYNRALAQWVGHHHNRLSALATIPLNNPMKAANELRNAMNLGLKGAIIGPGLSNVMLTDEFFTPFWEEANALKAIIFIHPLLCEDPRLKKKMMPNLIGVPWETAVCVTDLLLSGMLDRYPDVKILLAHGGGFLPYQIGRLNKGYEKWPAVSASLQAPPTEYLRRFWFDSVLWNHAALRYLIEMVGEDRIVPGTDFPFDLCDWPPAYANDSGVQSLLGDDGHQTVSEE; this comes from the coding sequence TTGTATGACCTGCACACTCACTTTATTCCGCAAGAGGTTTTGCAATGGTTGAAGGACAACCGACATCGGGTCAATGCCAAATGGGAAAAAAAAGGTCCCGATCAGGCGGATTTTCTGATCGTGAACAATCAATGGGGCTTTGAGTTGAAAGAGACTTTTACCAACCCCGGACGCTACCTGCAAGAGCAAGCAAAAGCCGGGGTAACCCACTCCCTGGTTTCCCCTGTTCCCCAACTGTTTTTGTATGCGTTTCCGGAAGAAATTACATGCGAGGCCTCAGCTATCTACAATCGTGCGCTCGCCCAATGGGTTGGTCACCATCACAACCGGTTGTCCGCATTGGCGACGATTCCTCTCAACAATCCCATGAAAGCGGCAAACGAATTGAGAAACGCCATGAACTTGGGATTAAAGGGAGCGATCATCGGTCCCGGACTGTCGAATGTAATGTTGACGGACGAGTTTTTCACTCCTTTTTGGGAGGAAGCCAATGCGCTAAAAGCGATCATCTTCATCCATCCGCTCCTGTGCGAAGATCCGCGATTAAAAAAGAAAATGATGCCCAATCTGATCGGGGTTCCCTGGGAAACCGCCGTTTGTGTTACGGATCTGCTACTGAGCGGTATGCTTGACAGATATCCGGACGTGAAAATTTTGTTGGCGCATGGCGGAGGATTTCTCCCCTACCAAATCGGCCGACTGAACAAAGGCTACGAGAAATGGCCGGCTGTTTCCGCGTCGTTGCAAGCCCCTCCCACAGAGTATCTGCGTCGTTTTTGGTTTGATAGTGTGCTATGGAACCATGCGGCTTTGCGTTATCTGATTGAAATGGTGGGAGAGGACAGAATCGTTCCCGGAACCGATTTCCCCTTTGATCTCTGCGATTGGCCTCCTGCATACGCTAACGACAGCGGTGTGCAGTCTCTTTTGGGCGATGATGGTCACCAAACGGTATCTGAGGAGTAA
- a CDS encoding IclR family transcriptional regulator, protein MKNNKNQEHLLSSVKNALRILRSFSLEEPEKKVTDLAASLGLGKSTVSRLLATLASEGFVAKDPETQKYRLGLTILHLNTIVTSNLEINRESLPILQRLVNEIGETAHIAVMDGLDVVYLNRVECKHPVQILSHVGRRNPVHCTSSGKVILAHQEENLIEQVIEKGLEKYTVKTITDPDDFRDILKTVKEQGYAISIEELREGVASVAAPIRDYTGKVVYAISVIGPIHRMNPHNTTIINKVKNAAKEISERLGYWKN, encoded by the coding sequence ATGAAAAACAACAAGAACCAGGAACATCTGCTGTCATCGGTGAAAAACGCGCTTCGTATCTTACGGAGCTTTTCTCTCGAAGAACCGGAGAAAAAAGTAACAGACTTGGCCGCTTCCCTGGGTTTGGGGAAAAGCACGGTCAGCCGTTTATTGGCTACACTGGCCAGTGAAGGTTTTGTTGCAAAAGATCCGGAAACACAAAAGTACCGGCTCGGTTTAACGATTCTTCATTTAAATACGATCGTCACATCAAACCTGGAGATAAACCGGGAATCACTTCCGATTCTGCAAAGACTGGTCAATGAGATTGGGGAAACTGCACATATTGCGGTCATGGACGGGCTGGACGTCGTCTACTTGAACAGGGTGGAGTGCAAACATCCCGTGCAAATTTTATCCCATGTCGGAAGAAGAAACCCCGTTCACTGCACCAGTTCCGGAAAAGTGATACTCGCCCATCAAGAGGAGAACCTGATCGAGCAAGTCATTGAAAAAGGACTTGAAAAATACACGGTCAAAACAATCACGGACCCGGACGATTTCCGGGACATTCTGAAGACGGTAAAAGAACAAGGATATGCGATCAGTATTGAGGAACTGCGTGAAGGTGTCGCATCAGTGGCTGCACCGATCCGGGACTATACCGGCAAAGTGGTGTATGCGATCAGTGTAATCGGCCCGATCCATCGAATGAATCCCCACAACACGACGATTATCAACAAAGTAAAAAACGCCGCGAAAGAAATCTCGGAAAGACTGGGATACTGGAAAAATTAG
- a CDS encoding aldehyde dehydrogenase, whose protein sequence is MQVQPKVEQRVNPFDCKHFINGQYMASKSGKTFDNINPATQEVLGRVCEGGKEEIDLAVAAARRALNGPWKKMSTHDRISVIRRIGDIILERKEELARLESLDTGKPYWLASTIDIPRSAYNFHFFADYLRGIGTEAYQTDDIALNYSIRRPVGVVGLITPWNLPLLLLTWKLAPCLAAGNTAVIKPAELTPMTATVLAEICREAGVPDGVVNIVHGFGPDSAGSALTEHPDVDAISFTGETVTGKIIMRAAAQSLKKLSYELGGKNPNIIFADADLDEVVETTLKSSFINQGEVCLCGSRVYVERPVYEAFLEKFVARTKELVVGDPFDPNTKVGALIGEEHYQRVTGYIQLAKEEGGQILTGGRRPEGLDKGYYLEPTIIVGLNRNCRVVREEIFGPVVTVLPFDSEEEVIAQANDTHYGLSASIWTNDLRRAHRVAGQIEAGIVWVNTWFLRDLRTPFGGMKQSGIGREGGIHSFEFFTELTNVCIKL, encoded by the coding sequence ATGCAAGTACAACCAAAAGTGGAACAGCGTGTGAACCCATTCGATTGCAAGCATTTTATCAACGGACAATATATGGCTTCCAAAAGCGGGAAAACGTTTGACAATATCAACCCTGCCACCCAAGAAGTGCTGGGCAGGGTTTGCGAAGGCGGAAAAGAAGAAATTGACCTCGCTGTGGCAGCAGCCAGAAGAGCTTTGAACGGACCGTGGAAAAAGATGTCCACCCATGATCGAATATCCGTCATTCGCCGGATCGGAGACATCATTCTTGAAAGAAAGGAAGAATTGGCGAGGCTAGAATCGCTGGATACCGGGAAACCCTACTGGCTCGCCAGCACGATCGACATTCCGCGTTCTGCCTACAACTTTCATTTCTTTGCCGATTACTTGAGAGGGATCGGAACAGAAGCCTACCAAACGGATGACATCGCCCTGAATTATTCCATTCGTCGTCCCGTCGGTGTCGTAGGGCTGATTACGCCATGGAATCTCCCGCTGTTATTGCTCACATGGAAATTGGCACCATGTCTGGCGGCAGGGAATACGGCCGTGATTAAACCCGCTGAACTGACGCCGATGACGGCAACCGTGCTCGCTGAAATCTGCCGCGAAGCAGGAGTGCCGGATGGAGTGGTCAACATTGTGCATGGTTTCGGCCCCGATTCAGCCGGCTCCGCGCTGACGGAACATCCGGATGTGGACGCGATTTCCTTTACCGGGGAGACTGTAACAGGAAAAATCATCATGAGAGCAGCCGCACAGTCGTTGAAGAAGCTTTCATACGAACTGGGCGGCAAGAACCCGAATATCATTTTTGCTGATGCTGATTTGGACGAAGTGGTTGAAACCACGCTGAAATCCAGTTTTATCAACCAAGGGGAAGTTTGTCTGTGCGGTTCCCGCGTCTATGTGGAGCGGCCTGTTTACGAAGCGTTTCTGGAGAAGTTTGTGGCAAGGACAAAGGAACTGGTTGTCGGCGATCCATTCGATCCCAATACAAAGGTAGGGGCACTGATCGGTGAAGAACATTACCAACGTGTGACCGGCTATATTCAATTGGCAAAAGAGGAAGGCGGGCAGATTTTGACCGGCGGTCGTCGTCCTGAAGGCTTGGATAAAGGATACTATCTTGAACCGACGATCATTGTGGGATTAAACCGCAATTGCCGTGTCGTGCGGGAAGAGATTTTCGGGCCGGTTGTTACCGTTCTGCCTTTTGACTCGGAAGAAGAAGTAATCGCACAGGCCAATGATACGCATTACGGATTGAGCGCTTCGATCTGGACCAACGATCTGCGTCGCGCTCACCGTGTGGCGGGTCAGATCGAAGCGGGGATCGTTTGGGTGAATACTTGGTTTTTACGCGATCTCCGCACGCCGTTCGGCGGGATGAAGCAAAGCGGGATCGGTCGCGAGGGCGGTATCCACAGCTTCGAGTTCTTTACTGAGCTGACCAATGTCTGCATCAAGTTGTAG
- a CDS encoding 2-keto-4-pentenoate hydratase — protein MRLVYDEKIIRFSEQLAEAERRCQGVPPLTDQDPELTVEQAYQVQLCTVRRKLQAGSRITGKKIGLTSLAMQQLLGVDQPDYGHLLDSMVIENHGLISWSQVLQPRVEAEIAFVLKRDLQGPRVTVMDVLQATEYVVPALEIVDSRILDWKIKLQDTIADNASSGLYVLGGKPLAVDELDLAQVGMVLYKNGEMMNTGVGAAALGHPAACVAWLANKLYEFDISLKAGEVILSGALSAAVHAEPGDHFRARFAHLGEVGVRFDGEG, from the coding sequence TTGCGCTTGGTTTATGATGAGAAAATCATTCGATTTTCCGAACAACTGGCGGAGGCGGAGAGACGGTGCCAAGGCGTTCCGCCTCTCACCGATCAGGATCCTGAGTTGACAGTGGAGCAGGCGTATCAGGTTCAATTGTGCACCGTCCGGCGAAAATTGCAGGCGGGCAGTCGGATCACGGGCAAGAAGATTGGCTTGACCTCCCTGGCGATGCAACAATTGCTGGGGGTGGATCAACCGGATTACGGACATTTGTTGGATTCCATGGTGATCGAAAATCATGGTCTCATTTCATGGAGTCAAGTGTTGCAGCCGAGAGTGGAAGCTGAAATCGCTTTCGTTCTGAAAAGAGATTTACAAGGGCCGCGAGTCACCGTCATGGATGTGCTGCAAGCAACGGAATATGTCGTACCTGCCTTGGAAATCGTCGATAGCCGTATTCTTGACTGGAAGATCAAATTGCAGGATACGATTGCGGATAATGCCTCCTCCGGGCTTTATGTTCTGGGTGGAAAACCGCTGGCGGTGGACGAACTGGATCTCGCACAGGTGGGGATGGTTCTCTACAAAAATGGCGAGATGATGAACACGGGGGTGGGAGCGGCTGCCTTGGGTCACCCTGCTGCCTGTGTCGCATGGTTGGCCAACAAGCTGTATGAATTTGACATTTCCTTGAAGGCGGGGGAAGTGATTCTTTCCGGTGCGCTGTCTGCCGCCGTGCATGCGGAACCGGGAGATCATTTCCGGGCGCGATTTGCCCATTTGGGTGAAGTCGGCGTTCGGTTTGACGGTGAAGGATAA
- a CDS encoding acetaldehyde dehydrogenase (acetylating) gives MSKIKAAILGSGNIGTDLMMKLERSEVLELTAMIGIDPESDGLRLAREHGYEVIDTGIEGFLAHPDLADIVFDATSAKAHIRHAQRLKEAGKMVLDLTPAAVGALVVPPVNLGEHLEESNVNLITCGGQATIPIVNAIHRVSPVQYAEIVATISSRSAGPGTRANIDEFTQTTARGLEVIGGARKGKAIIILNPAEPPILMRNTVYALVEEDGFDEAAIARSIQEMVAAVQSYVPGYRLRTEPIFDGNQVTVFLEVEGAGDYLPKYSGNLDIMTAAAVKVAEEFAKHRLKKQAV, from the coding sequence ATGTCCAAGATCAAAGCAGCCATTCTTGGATCGGGAAACATCGGTACCGATTTGATGATGAAACTGGAACGTTCCGAGGTGTTGGAGTTGACCGCGATGATCGGGATTGACCCGGAGTCGGATGGGTTGCGACTGGCGAGAGAACATGGGTATGAAGTGATTGATACGGGAATTGAAGGGTTCCTTGCCCATCCGGATCTGGCCGACATTGTTTTTGATGCAACATCGGCCAAGGCACATATTCGACATGCCCAACGGTTGAAAGAAGCGGGGAAAATGGTCCTCGATCTGACGCCCGCTGCAGTGGGCGCATTGGTTGTGCCTCCGGTCAACTTGGGGGAACATCTGGAGGAAAGCAACGTCAACCTGATTACATGCGGCGGACAGGCGACCATCCCGATCGTTAATGCCATTCACCGAGTCAGTCCGGTTCAGTACGCCGAAATCGTGGCAACGATCTCCAGTCGCAGTGCCGGACCGGGAACAAGGGCCAATATCGATGAATTTACGCAAACGACGGCCCGCGGTCTTGAAGTGATCGGAGGTGCCCGAAAAGGAAAGGCGATTATCATTTTGAACCCGGCGGAACCGCCGATTTTGATGCGGAACACCGTATACGCCCTGGTCGAAGAGGATGGTTTCGACGAAGCGGCGATTGCACGATCGATCCAAGAGATGGTAGCGGCGGTGCAGTCGTATGTCCCCGGGTACCGTTTACGTACCGAACCGATATTTGACGGAAATCAAGTGACTGTATTCCTGGAAGTGGAGGGGGCGGGCGATTATTTGCCGAAATACTCGGGAAATCTCGACATCATGACGGCCGCCGCTGTGAAAGTGGCAGAAGAATTTGCCAAACACCGGTTGAAAAAACAAGCTGTGTAG
- the dmpG gene encoding 4-hydroxy-2-oxovalerate aldolase, protein MTQQRDIHITEVALRDGSHAIAHQYTVEQVTRIAKALDQANVPYIEVSHGDGLGGSSLQYGLSRTNELELIEAAVSVCKQAKVAVLLLPGIGTMKELKQAARIGAKMARIATHVTEADVSAQHIALAKELGLETVGFLMMAHMAPVEKLVEQAKLMESYGADTVYVVDSAGALLPQEVRERIRALRQSVSANIGFHGHNNLSLAMANTLAAIEEGATRIDGSVRCLGAGAGNTQTEVLVAVLDRMGIETGIDLYKMMDLAEEMVAPILQAPQEITRDSLVLGYAGVYSSFLLHARRAAKKFGIDSRDILVELGKRKVVGGQEDMIVDVAAEIAKKKLKSVAH, encoded by the coding sequence ATGACTCAACAGCGTGACATCCATATCACGGAAGTGGCTTTACGGGACGGAAGCCATGCCATTGCTCACCAATATACGGTCGAACAGGTAACGAGGATAGCAAAAGCCTTGGATCAAGCCAATGTGCCTTACATCGAGGTCTCTCACGGAGACGGGCTGGGGGGTTCATCCTTACAGTATGGGCTTTCCCGGACAAACGAACTGGAACTGATTGAAGCGGCGGTATCCGTTTGCAAACAGGCGAAAGTGGCAGTGTTGTTGCTGCCTGGGATCGGTACGATGAAAGAATTGAAACAGGCTGCCCGGATTGGAGCCAAAATGGCCAGAATCGCGACACATGTAACGGAAGCGGATGTGTCAGCGCAACATATCGCTTTGGCGAAGGAACTGGGACTGGAAACCGTTGGTTTTCTCATGATGGCCCATATGGCTCCGGTTGAGAAACTGGTAGAACAGGCCAAGTTGATGGAAAGTTACGGAGCGGATACTGTTTATGTCGTAGACTCTGCAGGCGCCCTGCTTCCGCAGGAAGTACGGGAGAGGATTCGTGCTCTCCGACAAAGTGTAAGCGCAAACATCGGGTTCCATGGTCATAACAATTTATCGCTGGCGATGGCCAATACACTGGCTGCGATTGAAGAAGGGGCTACCCGGATTGACGGCAGTGTTCGTTGTTTGGGAGCGGGTGCCGGAAATACGCAGACAGAGGTATTGGTTGCTGTTTTGGATCGGATGGGAATTGAAACAGGGATTGATCTCTACAAAATGATGGACCTGGCAGAAGAAATGGTCGCACCGATTCTGCAAGCACCGCAGGAGATTACAAGAGACAGTTTGGTATTGGGATACGCCGGAGTCTATTCCAGTTTTCTGCTGCATGCCAGACGGGCTGCCAAGAAATTCGGAATCGATTCCCGGGATATTCTGGTTGAACTCGGCAAGCGAAAAGTAGTGGGCGGGCAGGAAGACATGATCGTGGACGTGGCAGCGGAAATTGCAAAGAAAAAACTCAAATCCGTGGCGCACTAG